One window of Nicotiana tomentosiformis chromosome 11, ASM39032v3, whole genome shotgun sequence genomic DNA carries:
- the LOC138901249 gene encoding uncharacterized protein, producing MRFSELAHHAVWLVPTERERIRRCIDGLNYGLYFIMTREIVTGVRFDEVADIATRLELVLSQERKEREAKRPRGLGGFSNASSGGQSHHNRGRPYRSAQMTHTVHRSASSSHGSYSARSGQLSLSVLLTQSSSRALLVQGSSVPGSSSGYSGSQGPIQSLLPLSGRGFFECGELGNVRRYCPHLMGGPVQ from the coding sequence atgagattttcagagttggctcatcaTGCGGTATGGTTGGtccccactgagagggagaggattaggaggtgcattgatggcctcaactatggactgtATTTCATTATGACTCGGGAGATTGTGACGGGTGTGAGGTTTGACGAGGTGGCTGATATTGCTACACGCCTAGAGTTGGTTCTCAGTCAGGAGCgtaaggagagggaggccaagaggcctcgtggtttgggtggtttcagcaatgcctcatctggaggacagtcccaccacaacaggggtcgtccttataggtcCGCTCAGATGACTCATACGGTTCATCGtagtgcatcatctagccatggttcatacagcgCTCGTTCGGGTCAGTTATCTTTGAGTGTGCTCCtaactcagagttcatctcgtgctttATTAGTTCAaggttcatctgtaccaggttcttctagtgGTTATTCTGGTTCTCAAGGACCGATTCAGTCCCTGTTGCCATTGTCGGGTCGAGgtttctttgagtgtggagagttggggaATGTGAGGAGGTATTGTCCCCATCTTATGGGTGGTCCAGTTCAATAG